One genomic region from Bradyrhizobium icense encodes:
- a CDS encoding creatininase family protein: MGIDTDRHFIERMHWDEVARRIGDGAAAILPIGAAAKQHGFHLPLNTDRIQAEWLAARMAKKIDALIWPTLTYGHYPAFVDYAGSSSLSISTFEALVREIAGQILAGGCPKLLVLNTGISTLAPVDRALARLDNARIRHLWIHEGPRYPRVARQLAEQSHGSHADELETSLMLALAPHLVDMTRAEASPVMNHETPGALTPSDPNSPNYSRSGSYGDPTRATSAKGEALLAAMLDDLHEQAASFIAQDPAEDRSAAVQAVLR, from the coding sequence ATGGGAATAGACACCGATCGCCACTTCATCGAGCGCATGCACTGGGACGAAGTCGCGCGGCGCATCGGTGATGGCGCGGCGGCGATATTGCCGATCGGCGCCGCCGCCAAGCAGCACGGCTTCCACCTGCCCCTCAACACCGACCGCATCCAGGCCGAATGGCTCGCAGCCAGGATGGCGAAAAAGATCGACGCGCTGATCTGGCCGACGCTCACCTACGGTCATTACCCGGCCTTCGTCGATTATGCCGGCAGCAGCAGCCTGTCGATTTCGACCTTCGAGGCGCTGGTGCGCGAGATCGCCGGGCAGATTCTCGCCGGCGGCTGCCCAAAGCTGCTGGTGCTCAATACCGGGATCAGCACGTTGGCCCCGGTCGATCGCGCACTGGCGCGCCTCGACAACGCGCGGATCAGGCATTTATGGATCCATGAAGGCCCGCGCTATCCGCGCGTGGCCAGGCAATTGGCCGAGCAGAGCCATGGCAGCCATGCGGATGAGCTGGAAACGTCGTTGATGCTGGCGCTGGCGCCGCATCTGGTCGACATGACCCGCGCCGAAGCCAGCCCCGTGATGAACCATGAGACACCGGGTGCATTGACGCCCTCGGATCCGAATTCGCCGAATTACAGCCGCTCCGGCAGCTATGGCGATCCGACACGGGCGACGTCGGCCAAGGGCGAAGCCTTGCTCGCCGCCATGCTCGACGATCTCCACGAGCAGGCCGCCTCGTTCATCGCGCAGGACCCCGCCGAGGACCGGTCGGCCGCGGTGCAAGCCGTGCTGAGATGA
- a CDS encoding DNA-binding domain-containing protein — protein sequence MSDFARQQAEFQRGILDGDDTVLAEILDSPREKRETLFGVYRYAYGSRLVEAMRNDHELLHLYLGDEMFDEMGHAYVKARPSAHPNLRWFSQGLPEFLKSARPYSDHPVLSDLAALEKALNDAFDAAESKVVELTDMARFAPEAWSGLSFQPHPSASRLELATNAAAIWLALKNDETPSDATRLEQPAHLLIWRQDVTPMFRELSAEEAMMWDEAANGTPFGVLCEMLATYDDPDGAAGRGAGFLHGWITAGLLTDVSVGS from the coding sequence ATGAGCGATTTTGCGCGACAGCAAGCCGAGTTTCAGCGCGGCATCCTCGATGGCGACGATACGGTGCTGGCTGAAATCCTCGACAGCCCGCGCGAGAAGCGCGAGACGCTGTTCGGCGTCTATCGCTATGCCTACGGCTCGCGGCTGGTCGAGGCAATGCGCAACGACCATGAACTCCTGCATCTTTACCTCGGCGACGAAATGTTCGACGAGATGGGGCACGCTTACGTCAAGGCGCGCCCGTCCGCGCATCCGAACCTGCGCTGGTTCTCGCAAGGCCTGCCGGAGTTTTTGAAATCGGCGAGGCCCTACTCGGACCATCCCGTACTTTCCGATCTGGCCGCGCTGGAAAAAGCGCTCAACGACGCCTTCGACGCCGCGGAAAGCAAGGTCGTCGAACTGACCGACATGGCACGCTTTGCGCCGGAGGCATGGTCCGGCCTCAGCTTTCAGCCGCATCCCAGTGCATCCAGGCTCGAGCTGGCGACCAACGCGGCCGCGATCTGGCTCGCGCTCAAAAACGACGAAACGCCGTCGGACGCGACCCGACTGGAGCAGCCGGCGCATCTTCTGATCTGGCGTCAGGACGTCACGCCGATGTTCCGCGAGCTTTCGGCGGAAGAGGCGATGATGTGGGATGAGGCCGCGAACGGTACTCCCTTCGGCGTGCTCTGCGAGATGCTCGCGACCTATGACGACCCCGACGGCGCGGCAGGCCGCGGCGCCGGCTTTCTGCACGGCTGGATCACGGCGGGACTTTTGACGGATGTTTCCGTCGGCTCATGA
- a CDS encoding outer membrane protein yields MRFLSWGIVAACGFLLAGPAAKAAEIRIPDLPSPHYNWTGFYAGVYGGGAYAAWAADYCRNGACRHAEGQAGGFAVGVYGGYNYQFANRLVIGAEFDWGKSTSSRDELVFADSALLSRFGAFGSARLRAGYAFDRLLAFGAVGVGVASIDNGYRYTVQRGCDTLEQAIWDEQVKAGLIAGAGIEYAFTKHFVGRAEYLYADYGSVTLSSRDRTRAEFRNEMHFVRVGASYRF; encoded by the coding sequence ATGCGTTTTCTTTCCTGGGGGATTGTTGCCGCTTGCGGCTTTTTGCTGGCAGGTCCGGCGGCGAAGGCTGCCGAAATCCGTATTCCGGACCTGCCTTCGCCTCACTACAACTGGACCGGATTCTATGCAGGCGTTTACGGCGGCGGTGCGTATGCGGCGTGGGCGGCCGATTACTGCCGAAATGGTGCTTGTCGTCATGCGGAGGGGCAGGCGGGCGGCTTCGCCGTCGGCGTCTATGGCGGCTACAACTATCAGTTCGCCAACCGCTTGGTAATTGGCGCCGAATTCGATTGGGGCAAGTCCACTTCGTCGCGGGACGAACTCGTCTTTGCCGACAGCGCGCTGCTGTCGCGGTTCGGCGCGTTCGGCTCGGCTCGCCTGCGCGCCGGCTACGCGTTCGACCGCCTGCTCGCATTTGGTGCGGTCGGTGTCGGCGTGGCCAGTATCGATAATGGCTACCGCTATACGGTGCAAAGGGGTTGCGACACCTTGGAGCAGGCTATCTGGGACGAACAGGTCAAGGCCGGGCTGATCGCGGGCGCCGGCATCGAGTATGCTTTCACCAAGCATTTCGTCGGGCGCGCTGAGTATCTCTACGCCGACTATGGCAGCGTCACGCTGTCCAGCCGGGACCGCACGCGGGCTGAATTCCGCAACGAGATGCACTTCGTGCGCGTGGGCGCCAGTTATCGGTTCTGA
- a CDS encoding thioredoxin domain-containing protein: MRLVRIAAFALAALAASPSFASDGPKWSDWSDDLFARAQAEQRFVILDLEAVWCHWCHVMEKTTYANPEVRELLAAKYLPVRVDQDANPELSSRYGDWGWPATIVFGPDGSEIAKIRGYIEPERMQALLKAIIDDPSPGPSVAEAFEVKPSTFAVLDKEQRAALMKNVDESFEEKLGGWGENQKYIDADSMDLAITRAESGDAMAAKRARQTLDAAIALIDPVWGGVYQCSEAGSWTHPHFEKIMSFQAQYLRQYSQAYALWKDPKYLAAARDIERYLAEFLRSPEGAFYVSQDADLDHDTDGHKYYALSDGERRKLGMPRIDKNLYARENGWAISGLSAYYNVTNDPKVLAIAERAAKWVIDNRALPHGGFRHGSKDRGGPFIGDTLAMGQAFLDLYAATGNRDWLTRAAKAGDFVATFHDEAGGFVTSKTEEGKTGVLAKPAKPIDDQVQVARFMNLLNRYFGNESYRDEAAHAMRYIASASAGMMRPLPGVLLADEELAVEPTHMTIVGHKDDARAKDLHALARELPARYKRLEWLDLREGKLPNPDVEYPDLGEPAAFACSNRICSFPSFNAEELRATVAQMAKLKPVRDS, translated from the coding sequence ATGAGACTCGTCCGCATTGCCGCCTTCGCCCTCGCCGCGCTTGCGGCATCGCCCTCGTTTGCTTCGGACGGGCCCAAATGGAGCGATTGGAGCGACGATCTGTTCGCCCGCGCGCAGGCTGAACAGCGCTTCGTCATCCTCGATCTCGAGGCGGTGTGGTGCCACTGGTGCCATGTCATGGAGAAGACGACCTACGCCAATCCCGAGGTCAGGGAATTGCTCGCCGCGAAATATCTGCCAGTGCGGGTCGATCAGGACGCCAACCCCGAACTGTCGAGCCGCTATGGCGACTGGGGCTGGCCGGCGACCATCGTGTTCGGCCCCGACGGCAGCGAGATCGCCAAGATCAGGGGATATATCGAGCCGGAACGGATGCAGGCGCTGCTCAAGGCGATCATCGACGACCCTTCGCCTGGACCGTCGGTCGCCGAAGCCTTTGAGGTGAAGCCATCGACCTTCGCTGTCCTCGACAAGGAACAGCGCGCCGCGCTGATGAAGAATGTCGACGAATCCTTTGAGGAAAAACTCGGCGGCTGGGGCGAGAACCAGAAATACATCGACGCCGACAGCATGGACCTCGCGATCACCCGCGCCGAGTCCGGCGACGCCATGGCGGCCAAGCGCGCCCGGCAGACGCTGGATGCCGCCATCGCGCTGATCGATCCGGTGTGGGGCGGCGTCTACCAATGTTCCGAAGCGGGCTCCTGGACGCATCCGCATTTCGAAAAGATCATGTCGTTTCAGGCACAATATCTCCGGCAGTACAGCCAGGCCTACGCGCTGTGGAAGGATCCGAAATACCTTGCTGCCGCACGTGACATCGAACGCTATCTCGCGGAATTTCTCAGGAGCCCTGAGGGCGCGTTCTATGTCAGCCAGGATGCCGACCTCGACCACGACACCGATGGACACAAATACTACGCACTGTCGGACGGCGAGCGCCGCAAGCTTGGCATGCCGCGCATCGACAAGAACCTTTATGCCCGCGAAAACGGCTGGGCGATCTCGGGGCTTTCGGCCTACTACAACGTCACCAATGATCCGAAGGTGCTGGCGATTGCCGAACGCGCGGCGAAATGGGTGATCGACAACCGCGCGCTGCCGCACGGCGGCTTCCGCCATGGCTCGAAAGATCGCGGCGGGCCATTCATCGGCGACACGCTGGCGATGGGCCAGGCCTTCCTCGATCTCTATGCTGCCACGGGAAACCGCGACTGGCTCACCAGAGCCGCCAAGGCCGGCGATTTCGTCGCGACCTTCCACGATGAGGCCGGCGGCTTCGTGACCTCGAAGACGGAGGAAGGCAAAACCGGCGTGCTCGCAAAACCTGCCAAACCGATCGACGATCAGGTTCAGGTCGCCCGCTTCATGAACTTGCTCAACCGTTACTTCGGCAACGAGTCCTATCGCGACGAGGCCGCGCACGCGATGCGCTATATCGCCAGCGCCTCGGCCGGGATGATGCGTCCGCTGCCCGGTGTTCTGCTCGCCGACGAAGAGCTCGCGGTGGAGCCTACCCACATGACGATCGTCGGACACAAGGACGACGCCCGCGCGAAAGACCTGCATGCCCTCGCCCGCGAGCTGCCGGCCCGCTACAAGCGCCTGGAGTGGCTTGATTTGCGCGAGGGCAAACTGCCCAACCCCGACGTCGAATATCCCGATCTCGGCGAACCCGCGGCGTTTGCCTGCAGCAACCGCATCTGCTCGTTTCCGTCCTTCAACGCCGAGGAGTTGCGGGCCACGGTCGCACAGATGGCGAAGCTGAAACCTGTGCGGGATAGCTGA
- a CDS encoding cytochrome c biogenesis CcdA family protein, whose amino-acid sequence MHDVSIPAALIAGLVSFLSPCVLPLVPPYLVYLTGATIEHVASKETMQTSKRAVMAAALMFVLGFSTIFVTLGATASFIGRGLRDLRVAYLHKVTEIQTALGFNLPFPDDPFAFLAGIVIIIMGLHFLGLTRIGLLMREGRMPMPKPVGLWGAYAMGLAFAFGWTPCIGPILAAILSIAAAEATVTKGAGLLAVYSAGLGIPFLLAAFMIEQFSSLFARMKRHLAKVEHAMGILMVITGIGFLTGAVTSVSIWLLETFPALQNFG is encoded by the coding sequence ATGCACGATGTTTCCATCCCGGCGGCCCTGATTGCCGGTCTCGTCAGTTTCCTTTCGCCCTGCGTGCTGCCGCTGGTGCCGCCCTATCTGGTCTATCTCACCGGCGCGACCATCGAGCATGTCGCTAGCAAGGAGACGATGCAAACCTCCAAGCGCGCAGTGATGGCTGCGGCGCTGATGTTCGTGCTGGGCTTCTCCACTATCTTTGTCACTCTAGGCGCTACCGCGAGCTTTATTGGTCGGGGGTTACGCGATCTACGTGTCGCGTACCTCCATAAGGTTACAGAGATTCAGACTGCGTTGGGCTTCAATCTTCCATTCCCGGACGATCCGTTCGCGTTCTTAGCCGGCATCGTGATCATCATCATGGGCCTGCACTTCCTCGGCCTGACCCGGATCGGACTGTTGATGCGCGAAGGCCGGATGCCGATGCCGAAACCGGTCGGCCTCTGGGGCGCCTATGCCATGGGGCTGGCCTTCGCCTTCGGCTGGACCCCCTGCATCGGGCCCATTCTGGCGGCGATCCTGTCGATTGCGGCCGCCGAGGCCACCGTGACCAAGGGCGCCGGCCTGCTTGCGGTCTATTCCGCCGGGCTGGGAATCCCGTTCCTGCTGGCAGCCTTCATGATCGAGCAGTTCTCCTCGCTGTTTGCGCGGATGAAGCGGCATCTCGCCAAGGTCGAGCATGCCATGGGAATCCTGATGGTGATCACCGGCATCGGCTTCCTGACCGGCGCTGTTACCAGTGTCAGCATTTGGCTCTTGGAGACTTTCCCCGCACTGCAAAATTTCGGTTAG
- a CDS encoding adenylate/guanylate cyclase domain-containing protein yields MRLGIRSAISALVLTSIVVSAVGVHLLWWRTAHQVSQTLASTINDQIVSAVSDELQSVTTEARSSMTAVRTLLAEKVFDPHDARKREIVFRSQLLSQPTISWVAFGWPDGSFFAGHKLGNDVIEMLEITPDRNLRINRYELVGNDLRLKGSWFEDTDYSVTEQEWFRVAKETNDEHWSTLTTHPRGERLAAAFSAPIEIDRKPAGVVAIIIELTRVSNFLSQLTVGKSAGAFILERDGKVVASPDPDASELVALKTDHPLFPVAVDAIRNAGSAYEPGEGQPFNTTVTRDGKAYQAVITPISFPGWSLVTVVPESEFLGPVQMTIRNLLIGLAVLIVLAGVLSAWLAQRLIAAPLIKVVNEIRHVERFDLDKVRRHPSRLTEIGNLSGAIGDMAQGLAAFRKYIPADLVKRLISDGNGARLGGAVRPMSVMFIDLAGFTGMSERLGDRIIPLLSRYFDCVSLQIQNQNGTIDKFIGDAVMAFWGAPVPNPDHAVDCCRAALACRRAVEEAGLIDDHGQPVRIRIGINSGDMLVGNIGSEVRLNYTVIGDAVNIASRLESTNKTYGSTIIIGPETRRLAGDRVVVRELDRLAVYGRAGGLQIYELLDMADDVGAPAWVASYEAGLAAWRARDFRAAIGAFEKVLEIREHDAASTTMIERCRQQLENPAGEDWDGTTIARSK; encoded by the coding sequence ATGCGCCTTGGCATCCGCAGCGCCATTTCCGCCCTCGTGCTGACGTCGATCGTCGTCAGCGCCGTCGGCGTGCATCTTTTGTGGTGGCGCACCGCCCATCAGGTCAGCCAGACGCTCGCCAGCACCATCAACGACCAGATCGTATCGGCGGTCAGCGACGAACTGCAGTCGGTCACGACGGAGGCGCGGTCGTCGATGACGGCGGTGCGAACGCTGCTGGCGGAGAAAGTGTTCGATCCGCACGACGCCCGAAAACGCGAGATCGTTTTCCGCTCGCAGTTGCTGTCGCAACCGACGATTTCCTGGGTGGCGTTTGGATGGCCGGACGGCTCGTTCTTTGCCGGACACAAGCTCGGCAACGACGTCATCGAAATGCTCGAGATCACGCCCGACCGCAATTTGCGCATCAATCGCTACGAACTCGTCGGCAACGATCTTCGGCTCAAGGGGAGCTGGTTCGAAGACACCGACTATTCCGTGACGGAGCAGGAATGGTTTCGGGTCGCCAAAGAGACCAACGACGAACACTGGTCGACGCTGACGACGCATCCGCGCGGGGAGCGGCTGGCGGCGGCCTTTTCGGCCCCGATCGAAATCGATCGCAAACCGGCCGGCGTCGTTGCGATCATCATCGAGCTGACTCGCGTCTCGAATTTCCTGTCGCAGCTCACGGTCGGCAAGTCGGCGGGCGCTTTCATTCTCGAGCGGGACGGCAAGGTGGTGGCCTCGCCCGATCCCGATGCCAGCGAACTGGTGGCGCTGAAGACCGATCATCCGCTGTTTCCGGTCGCGGTCGATGCGATCCGAAACGCCGGCAGCGCCTACGAACCCGGCGAGGGGCAGCCGTTCAATACGACGGTGACGCGGGACGGCAAGGCCTATCAGGCGGTGATCACGCCGATTTCGTTTCCGGGCTGGTCGCTGGTGACGGTGGTGCCGGAATCGGAATTTCTCGGACCGGTGCAGATGACGATCCGGAATTTGCTGATCGGGCTTGCGGTCTTGATCGTTCTCGCTGGCGTGCTGTCGGCATGGCTTGCCCAGCGCCTGATCGCCGCTCCCCTGATCAAGGTGGTCAACGAGATCAGGCATGTCGAGCGTTTTGACCTCGACAAGGTGCGGCGGCATCCGTCGCGGCTGACCGAGATCGGGAATCTTTCGGGTGCCATCGGCGACATGGCGCAGGGGCTTGCCGCGTTCCGCAAATACATCCCCGCCGACCTCGTGAAGCGGCTGATCAGCGACGGCAACGGCGCGCGGCTTGGCGGCGCGGTGCGGCCGATGAGCGTGATGTTCATCGATCTCGCCGGCTTCACCGGCATGTCGGAGCGGCTTGGCGACCGCATCATCCCGCTGCTGTCGCGCTATTTCGATTGCGTCTCGCTGCAGATTCAAAACCAGAACGGCACCATCGACAAATTCATCGGCGATGCCGTGATGGCGTTCTGGGGTGCGCCGGTGCCCAATCCCGATCATGCCGTCGATTGCTGCCGGGCGGCCTTGGCGTGCCGGCGCGCGGTGGAAGAGGCGGGTCTCATCGACGACCACGGCCAGCCGGTCAGGATCCGCATTGGCATCAACTCCGGCGACATGCTGGTCGGCAACATCGGATCCGAGGTGCGGCTGAACTACACGGTGATCGGCGATGCCGTGAATATTGCGAGCCGGCTGGAGAGCACCAACAAGACCTACGGCTCCACGATCATCATCGGCCCCGAAACGCGAAGGCTCGCCGGCGACCGCGTCGTGGTTCGCGAACTCGACCGGCTGGCGGTCTATGGCCGTGCGGGTGGATTGCAGATTTATGAATTGCTCGATATGGCCGACGATGTCGGCGCACCCGCCTGGGTGGCTTCATACGAGGCCGGCCTGGCCGCCTGGCGTGCGCGGGACTTCCGGGCTGCGATCGGCGCGTTCGAGAAGGTGCTGGAAATCCGCGAGCACGATGCAGCGTCGACGACGATGATCGAACGCTGCAGGCAGCAGCTCGAAAACCCGGCCGGCGAAGATTGGGACGGAACGACGATCGCCCGGTCCAAGTAG
- a CDS encoding DoxX family protein, whose protein sequence is MYSTVNLLILLPAQIASHFSWAGPLIMRLIVGYTFMLAGWGKLTHLEQVTENFAGWGIPFPAILTPFVSGVEFCGGAMLILGLFTRIPAAMLAVVMVVAIKSAKWGDVDSLETLLGFEEATYFAGFMWLAIAGPGAVSLDRLLVNASGQPKAST, encoded by the coding sequence ATGTATTCCACCGTCAATCTCCTCATCCTGTTGCCGGCGCAGATCGCCTCGCATTTTTCCTGGGCTGGCCCCCTCATCATGCGGCTCATCGTCGGTTACACCTTCATGCTGGCGGGTTGGGGCAAGCTCACCCACCTGGAGCAGGTGACCGAAAACTTTGCCGGCTGGGGCATCCCTTTCCCGGCAATCCTCACCCCCTTCGTCTCCGGCGTCGAATTCTGCGGCGGCGCCATGCTGATCCTCGGCCTGTTCACGCGAATTCCGGCCGCGATGCTGGCGGTGGTCATGGTCGTCGCCATCAAGTCGGCGAAATGGGGCGACGTCGATTCGCTGGAGACGCTGCTCGGCTTCGAGGAAGCGACCTACTTCGCCGGCTTCATGTGGCTTGCGATTGCCGGCCCCGGCGCAGTGTCACTCGACCGGTTGCTGGTGAATGCCAGCGGTCAGCCCAAAGCTTCAACCTGA
- a CDS encoding DUF692 domain-containing protein — protein sequence MNVASRLPDTSAAALADRAATSAKPPFLGFGLGLRHQHYDEILSGNPPIDWFEVISENYMLPGGQPLRTLDRICERYPVVMHGVSMSIASTAPPNFEYLQALKDLAGRVEPKWVSDHLCWTGVHGKNLHDLLPIPYTREALDHIVGRVQLVQDFLGRAIVLENVSTYVQFSNSEMTEWEFLSELSRRSGCWLLFDVNNVYVSAFNHGYDPLTFLNGIPADRVVQFHMAGHSHMGTHIIDTHDHPVCEDVWELYAAALKRFGRVSTMIERDDNIPPLDELLLEVARTREMAEKILPRCTQAE from the coding sequence ATGAACGTCGCAAGCAGATTGCCAGATACCTCGGCGGCCGCGCTTGCAGACCGCGCGGCGACATCGGCCAAGCCGCCCTTCCTCGGCTTCGGCCTCGGCTTGCGCCATCAACACTACGACGAAATCCTGAGCGGCAATCCGCCGATCGACTGGTTCGAGGTGATCAGCGAAAACTACATGCTGCCCGGCGGCCAGCCGCTGCGCACGCTCGACCGAATTTGCGAACGCTACCCCGTGGTGATGCATGGCGTGTCGATGTCGATCGCCTCCACCGCTCCGCCGAATTTCGAGTACCTGCAGGCTCTGAAGGATCTCGCTGGGCGTGTCGAGCCGAAATGGGTGTCGGACCATCTGTGCTGGACCGGCGTGCACGGCAAGAACCTGCATGATCTGCTGCCGATCCCCTACACCAGGGAAGCGCTCGATCACATCGTCGGCCGGGTCCAACTGGTGCAGGATTTTCTCGGCCGCGCCATCGTGCTCGAGAACGTCTCGACCTACGTCCAATTCAGCAATTCCGAAATGACGGAGTGGGAATTTCTGTCCGAGCTGTCGCGCCGCTCCGGATGCTGGCTTCTGTTCGACGTCAACAACGTCTACGTCAGCGCCTTCAACCACGGCTACGATCCCTTGACCTTCCTCAACGGAATTCCGGCGGATCGCGTGGTGCAGTTTCACATGGCCGGCCACAGCCATATGGGTACCCATATCATCGACACCCACGACCACCCGGTATGCGAGGACGTCTGGGAGCTCTATGCCGCGGCGTTGAAACGTTTCGGCCGGGTCTCGACCATGATCGAGCGCGACGACAACATCCCGCCGCTCGACGAATTGTTGCTTGAGGTTGCCAGGACCCGCGAGATGGCCGAGAAAATCTTGCCGAGGTGCACGCAGGCGGAATGA
- a CDS encoding hydroxyacid dehydrogenase, with translation MKVLLTHTPQSRAQYYGARSLNGLQAIAQVKLHEAGDALDAAGLIAAARDVDIIVADRLTAGPGEIFPALPRLRAFVRCAVDIRNIDVDAASASGVLVTRAGPGFVQSVAELALGFMVDLSRGVSRATADYHAGRKPEIIMGRQLAGSRLGIIGYGSIGRYLADIAKVLGMEIMVADPFATVSDAAIRHVPLDELLDRSDYVVCLAVANEQTENLIGQAALARMQPHAFFINLSRGNLVDEAALAAALRENRIAGAAMDVGRALDQMPSPELASLPNVIATPHIGGLTPPAIESQSLETVRQVEAIVAGDVPVGAVNAQRWKRRSS, from the coding sequence TTGAAAGTCCTCCTGACCCATACGCCGCAGTCCCGCGCCCAGTATTACGGCGCGCGCAGCCTCAACGGGCTGCAAGCCATCGCGCAGGTGAAGCTGCATGAAGCTGGCGATGCGCTCGACGCCGCCGGCCTGATCGCGGCGGCCCGCGATGTCGACATCATCGTGGCCGACCGGCTCACCGCGGGCCCGGGCGAGATATTTCCGGCGCTGCCACGATTGCGCGCCTTCGTTCGCTGCGCCGTCGACATCCGCAACATCGACGTTGACGCTGCTTCGGCCTCCGGCGTTCTGGTCACGCGGGCGGGACCCGGCTTCGTTCAATCGGTTGCCGAACTCGCGCTCGGCTTCATGGTCGATCTGTCGCGCGGCGTGTCACGCGCGACCGCCGACTACCATGCCGGGCGCAAGCCTGAGATCATCATGGGCCGGCAACTGGCCGGCAGCCGCCTCGGCATCATCGGCTATGGCAGCATCGGCCGTTACCTGGCTGATATCGCCAAGGTGCTCGGCATGGAGATCATGGTCGCCGATCCCTTTGCGACGGTGAGCGACGCCGCGATCCGGCATGTGCCGCTCGACGAACTGCTTGATCGTTCCGACTATGTCGTCTGCCTGGCGGTCGCCAACGAGCAGACCGAAAATCTGATCGGGCAGGCGGCGCTGGCCCGCATGCAGCCGCACGCCTTCTTCATCAACCTGTCGCGCGGCAACCTCGTCGACGAGGCAGCTTTGGCAGCGGCGCTCCGCGAGAACCGCATCGCCGGCGCCGCAATGGATGTCGGCCGCGCACTGGACCAGATGCCATCGCCGGAGCTCGCAAGCTTGCCGAACGTCATCGCCACCCCGCATATCGGCGGCCTGACCCCGCCGGCGATCGAGAGCCAGTCTCTGGAGACGGTGCGGCAGGTCGAAGCCATTGTTGCGGGCGACGTGCCGGTCGGCGCGGTCAATGCCCAGCGCTGGAAGCGGCGGAGTTCTTAA